The Streptomyces spororaveus genome includes a region encoding these proteins:
- a CDS encoding PspC domain-containing protein produces the protein MSALVRPRDGRWIGGVCAGLARRFGISANAMRAIFAVSCLLPGPQFLIYIALWVLLPNEKSASAAW, from the coding sequence ATGAGCGCCCTGGTCCGCCCCCGTGACGGCCGCTGGATCGGCGGAGTCTGCGCCGGACTGGCGCGGCGTTTCGGAATTTCCGCGAACGCGATGCGCGCCATTTTCGCCGTCTCGTGCCTGCTGCCCGGCCCGCAGTTCCTCATCTACATAGCGCTGTGGGTGCTGCTGCCGAACGAGAAGTCCGCTTCGGCCGCCTGGTAG
- a CDS encoding uridine kinase family protein, giving the protein MFLDTNRSPGGSPTRGNGSDWCPVSSPSSSPTRVVLLTGPSGSGKSSLAARSGLPVLRLDDFYKEADDPSLPLVDGSSDIDWDSPLSWDADAAVAAIAELCAAGRTDVPVYDIATSSRTGTESLDIARTPLFIAEGIFAADVAARCQELGLLADAICLRGRPSTTFRRRLARDLREGRKSVPFLLRRGLRLMRAERGIVARHVALGAHACAGDEALGRLAAAAAGRHRATASA; this is encoded by the coding sequence GTGTTCCTGGACACCAACCGGTCACCGGGAGGATCCCCTACCCGGGGGAATGGTTCAGACTGGTGTCCCGTGAGCTCCCCCTCTTCTTCGCCGACCCGAGTCGTCCTGCTGACCGGTCCGTCGGGCTCAGGAAAATCCTCGCTGGCCGCCCGCTCGGGGCTGCCCGTGCTGCGCCTCGACGACTTCTACAAGGAGGCCGACGACCCCAGCCTCCCGCTCGTCGACGGCAGCTCCGACATCGACTGGGACTCCCCGCTGTCCTGGGACGCGGACGCGGCGGTCGCCGCGATCGCCGAACTGTGCGCGGCGGGGCGGACCGACGTCCCCGTCTACGACATCGCGACGAGCTCCCGCACGGGAACCGAGAGCCTCGACATCGCCCGCACTCCGCTGTTCATCGCGGAGGGCATCTTCGCCGCCGACGTGGCCGCCCGCTGCCAGGAGCTCGGCCTCCTCGCGGACGCCATCTGCCTGCGGGGGCGCCCCTCGACGACCTTCCGCCGCCGCCTGGCACGTGACCTGCGGGAAGGCCGCAAGTCGGTGCCGTTCCTGCTGCGCAGGGGGCTGCGGCTGATGCGCGCCGAACGCGGCATCGTGGCCCGTCACGTGGCCCTGGGCGCGCACGCCTGCGCCGGTGACGAGGCCCTGGGCCGCCTCGCGGCGGCCGCGGCCGGCCGCCACCGCGCGACCGCCTCCGCGTAG
- a CDS encoding PH domain-containing protein has translation MSSQQPTDEPVYAERVYRSPMGVVSGVLLLALTAWLCGDAVLRGSGNTPWIGLAVALCAVPLIVAFTIRPAVFANEDRMRVRNPFRIIELPWAAVDAVRAGYSAEVLAEGSKYQLWSVPVSLRERKKASRQQLRRSAADRRDPGSTADPGARSRTSSSEPMRANADRIAEELQELAEVNASRPGAQGSVRVRWSYEIIAPALAGALILIVLVATR, from the coding sequence ATGAGCAGCCAGCAGCCGACCGACGAGCCGGTGTACGCAGAGCGGGTCTACCGATCACCCATGGGCGTGGTCTCGGGGGTACTGCTGCTCGCGCTGACCGCCTGGCTCTGCGGCGACGCCGTGCTGCGGGGCTCCGGCAACACCCCGTGGATCGGGCTGGCGGTGGCGCTGTGCGCCGTACCCCTGATCGTCGCGTTCACGATCCGCCCGGCCGTCTTCGCCAACGAGGACCGGATGCGCGTGCGGAACCCCTTCCGGATCATCGAACTGCCCTGGGCGGCCGTGGACGCGGTGCGCGCCGGGTACTCGGCCGAGGTGCTGGCCGAGGGATCGAAGTACCAGCTCTGGTCCGTGCCGGTCTCGCTGCGGGAGCGGAAGAAGGCCAGCCGGCAGCAGCTGCGCCGCAGCGCGGCCGACCGCCGGGACCCGGGCAGCACGGCCGACCCCGGCGCGCGGTCCCGTACCTCCTCCTCCGAACCGATGCGGGCCAATGCCGACCGGATCGCCGAAGAGCTGCAGGAACTGGCCGAGGTGAACGCTTCGCGGCCGGGCGCGCAGGGCAGTGTGCGCGTGCGCTGGTCGTACGAGATCATCGCGCCCGCCCTGGCCGGGGCGCTGATCCTGATCGTCCTGGTCGCCACGCGCTGA
- a CDS encoding poly-gamma-glutamate biosynthesis protein PgsC/CapC produces MIPAVLTPEIAAIGIALGLLFSLLCYLTTNLSPGGMITPGWLALTLIEDLQRAALVVGITALTYVLTLVTQKFVILYGKRLFAAVVLIGVLLQATVVIVLQMKFPLLYANQTLGFIVPGLIAYQLVRQPKGATLLATGSATLMTYVVLTAGILLGFMPHA; encoded by the coding sequence TTGATCCCCGCAGTCCTCACCCCCGAGATCGCCGCGATCGGCATCGCGCTGGGCCTGCTGTTCTCCCTGCTCTGCTACCTGACGACGAACCTCTCGCCCGGCGGCATGATCACCCCCGGCTGGCTCGCGCTCACCCTCATCGAGGACCTCCAGCGCGCCGCGCTCGTCGTCGGCATCACCGCCCTGACGTACGTGCTCACCCTGGTCACCCAGAAGTTCGTCATCCTCTACGGCAAACGCCTGTTCGCGGCCGTCGTCCTCATCGGAGTGCTCCTCCAGGCCACGGTGGTCATCGTGCTCCAGATGAAGTTCCCGCTGCTGTACGCGAACCAGACCCTCGGCTTCATCGTCCCCGGACTGATCGCCTACCAGCTCGTCCGCCAGCCCAAGGGCGCCACGCTGCTCGCCACCGGCTCCGCGACCCTCATGACGTACGTCGTCCTGACCGCGGGCATCCTGCTCGGCTTCATGCCGCACGCCTGA
- the pgsB gene encoding poly-gamma-glutamate synthase PgsB, whose amino-acid sequence MLFLYCVLLLCCLVLLVAGVVEQRRHEANLAQIPNRVLVNGIRGKSSITRLCAGALRGGGLVTVAKTTGTAARFIHPDATEEPVYRKFGIANVVEQIGIVRRAAAYRPHALVMECMAVMPALQEINQSKLIQSTIGVLCNVREDHVAEMGPTLDDIARSLSRSMPHGGICVTAEKERFHVLQEEADARNCTLLYADPDTVSDDELRGFSWFTFKENVAIALAVAELLGIDRETALQGMYDAPPDPGVLSVERYVAPGGKRVRFANVFAANDPESTLMNINQLLDLGAVDRPLNVVINCRPDRVERNGQMGAIVPDLMPDKVFVIGHPAKSAIDAIPAAWRGRAVDLGGDQRDGGEFMDDLLGHLGESSSLVAIGNIHGQGEVLLEHLAELPGFEDEPEPEEPHGATWDHEPAVPRQAAPQPPLYVPHLDPYADLSAAQEARYAQPPVPRQYVHPPHGQPWPPHPYEPHPNPQWQSPGDPR is encoded by the coding sequence GTGCTCTTCCTCTACTGCGTGCTGCTCCTGTGCTGCCTGGTCCTGCTCGTCGCGGGTGTCGTCGAGCAGCGCCGGCACGAGGCCAACCTCGCGCAGATACCGAACCGGGTGCTGGTCAACGGCATCCGCGGCAAGAGCTCCATCACCCGGCTGTGCGCGGGGGCCCTGCGCGGCGGCGGGCTCGTGACGGTCGCCAAGACCACCGGCACCGCGGCCCGCTTCATCCACCCGGACGCCACCGAGGAGCCCGTCTACCGCAAGTTCGGCATCGCCAACGTCGTCGAACAGATCGGCATCGTCCGGCGGGCCGCCGCCTACCGGCCGCACGCGCTGGTCATGGAGTGCATGGCCGTCATGCCCGCGCTCCAGGAGATCAACCAGTCGAAGCTGATCCAGTCGACCATCGGCGTGCTGTGCAACGTCCGCGAGGACCACGTCGCCGAGATGGGACCCACCCTCGACGACATCGCCCGCTCCCTGTCGCGCTCCATGCCGCACGGCGGAATCTGCGTCACCGCCGAGAAGGAGCGCTTCCACGTCCTCCAGGAGGAGGCCGACGCGCGGAACTGCACACTCCTCTACGCCGACCCCGACACGGTCAGCGACGACGAGCTGCGCGGATTCAGCTGGTTCACCTTCAAGGAGAACGTCGCCATCGCGCTCGCCGTCGCCGAGCTCCTCGGCATCGACCGCGAGACCGCCCTCCAGGGGATGTACGACGCCCCGCCGGACCCCGGCGTGCTCTCCGTCGAGCGCTACGTGGCCCCCGGCGGCAAGCGGGTGCGCTTCGCCAACGTCTTCGCCGCCAACGACCCCGAGTCGACGCTGATGAACATCAACCAGCTCCTCGACCTCGGCGCCGTCGACCGCCCCCTCAACGTCGTGATCAACTGCCGCCCCGACCGCGTCGAGCGCAACGGCCAGATGGGCGCGATCGTCCCGGACCTGATGCCCGACAAGGTCTTCGTGATCGGGCACCCGGCCAAGAGCGCCATCGACGCGATCCCGGCCGCATGGCGCGGGCGCGCCGTCGACCTCGGCGGCGACCAGCGCGACGGCGGGGAGTTCATGGACGACCTGCTCGGCCACCTCGGCGAGAGCTCCTCGCTGGTCGCCATCGGCAACATCCACGGCCAGGGCGAGGTCCTCCTGGAACACCTGGCGGAACTCCCCGGCTTCGAGGACGAGCCCGAGCCGGAGGAACCCCACGGGGCGACCTGGGACCACGAGCCCGCCGTACCCCGGCAGGCCGCCCCCCAGCCGCCGCTGTACGTCCCGCACCTCGACCCGTACGCCGACCTCAGCGCCGCCCAGGAGGCCCGGTACGCGCAGCCTCCCGTGCCCCGGCAGTACGTCCACCCGCCGCACGGGCAGCCCTGGCCGCCGCACCCGTACGAGCCCCACCCGAACCCGCAGTGGCAGAGCCCAGGAGACCCCCGTTGA
- the deoC gene encoding deoxyribose-phosphate aldolase, which yields MPTTLTAFADVTTSDSALRRFLHGLPGVDAVGLEARAASLGTRSIKTTAKAYAIDLAISMIDLTTLEGADTPGKVRALSAKAVNPDPTDRTTPMTAAVCVYPDMVATAKAALNGADVKIASVATAFPAGRAALPVKLADTRDAVAAGADEIDMVIDRGAFLAGRYLETYELIKAVKEACVREDGSVARLKVIFETGELSTYDNIRRASWIGMLAGADFIKTSTGKVGVNATPANTLLMLEAVRDFRAQTGIQIGVKPAGGIRTTKDAIKFLVLVNETAGEDWLSNHWFRFGASSLLNDLLMQRQKLSTGRYSGPDYVTVD from the coding sequence ATGCCCACCACCCTCACCGCATTCGCTGACGTGACGACGTCCGACAGTGCGCTGCGCCGCTTCCTGCACGGGCTGCCCGGCGTCGACGCTGTCGGACTGGAGGCCCGTGCGGCCTCCCTCGGCACCCGTTCGATCAAGACGACGGCCAAGGCGTACGCCATCGACCTGGCCATCTCGATGATCGACCTGACGACGCTGGAAGGCGCGGACACCCCGGGCAAGGTCCGGGCGCTCTCCGCCAAGGCCGTCAATCCCGATCCGACCGACCGTACGACCCCGATGACGGCCGCCGTCTGTGTCTATCCCGACATGGTGGCCACGGCGAAGGCCGCGCTGAACGGCGCCGACGTCAAGATCGCCTCCGTCGCGACCGCCTTCCCGGCCGGCCGCGCCGCCCTGCCCGTCAAGCTCGCGGACACCCGTGACGCCGTGGCCGCGGGCGCCGACGAGATCGACATGGTCATCGACCGTGGCGCCTTCCTCGCGGGCCGCTACCTGGAGACGTACGAGCTGATCAAGGCCGTCAAGGAGGCCTGCGTCCGCGAGGACGGCAGCGTCGCGCGCCTGAAGGTCATCTTCGAGACCGGCGAGCTGTCGACCTACGACAACATCCGCCGCGCCTCCTGGATCGGCATGCTCGCGGGCGCCGACTTCATCAAGACGTCGACCGGCAAGGTCGGGGTCAACGCCACTCCGGCGAACACCCTGCTCATGCTCGAAGCCGTTCGCGACTTCCGCGCGCAGACTGGAATCCAGATCGGCGTGAAGCCGGCCGGCGGCATCCGCACCACCAAGGACGCGATCAAGTTCCTGGTCCTGGTCAACGAGACCGCGGGCGAGGACTGGCTGAGCAACCACTGGTTCCGCTTCGGTGCCTCCAGCCTGCTCAACGACCTGTTGATGCAGCGGCAGAAGCTGAGCACCGGCCGTTACTCCGGTCCCGACTACGTGACGGTGGACTGA
- a CDS encoding VanZ family protein encodes MQRHEGGDTAATAIHLRLRLLAGVLLAAHLVVVGWLTLRPLDVPWAAAANLSPLEGIAADLALGPLEAARQIGEGLALLAPLGVLVPLISGRLAPSALSAWSSLARTAAAGALVSVCIEMLQTAVPGQVVDVDSVLLNTVGVVLAHVAVVPALRARLRRSHTVYQGDTPKISRVGLGPWTDVLSAVQREH; translated from the coding sequence GTGCAGCGTCATGAGGGCGGCGACACCGCCGCCACCGCGATCCACCTCCGTCTCCGCCTCCTGGCCGGGGTCCTGCTCGCCGCCCATCTCGTGGTCGTCGGCTGGCTGACTCTGCGGCCGCTGGACGTGCCCTGGGCCGCGGCGGCCAATCTGAGCCCGCTGGAGGGGATCGCGGCGGACCTGGCCCTCGGGCCGCTGGAGGCCGCCCGGCAGATCGGCGAGGGACTCGCGCTGCTGGCCCCGCTCGGGGTGCTGGTGCCGTTGATCAGCGGGCGGCTCGCGCCGTCCGCCCTGTCCGCGTGGTCGTCGCTGGCCCGGACGGCCGCCGCGGGCGCACTGGTCTCGGTGTGCATCGAGATGCTGCAGACCGCGGTCCCGGGGCAGGTCGTGGACGTGGACTCGGTGCTGCTGAACACCGTCGGCGTGGTGCTCGCGCACGTGGCGGTCGTACCGGCGCTGCGGGCCCGGCTGAGGCGCTCACACACCGTTTATCAGGGGGACACCCCGAAGATTTCCAGGGTCGGGCTCGGCCCCTGGACCGACGTTCTGTCGGCGGTCCAGCGGGAGCATTGA
- a CDS encoding aldehyde dehydrogenase family protein, protein MASVFEYAPAPESRSVVDIAPSYGLFIDGEFTDAADGKVFKTVSPSSEEVLAEVAQAGAADVDRAVRAARKAFASWSALPGSERAKYLFRIARIIQERSRELAVLETLDNGKPIKETRDADLPLVAAHFFYYAGWADKLDHAGYGPNPRPLGVAGQVIPWNFPLLMLAWKIAPALATGNTVVLKPAETTPLSALFFADICRQAGLPKGVVNILTGYGDAGAALVEHPDVNKVAFTGSTAVGKKIARHVAGTDKKVTLELGGKGANIVFDDAPIDQAVEGIVNGIFFNQGQVCCAGSRLLVQESIHDELLDSLKRRLSTLRLGDPLDKNTDIGAINSAEQLARITALAETGEAEGAERWSPACELPSSGYWFAPTLFTNVTQAHTVARDEIFGPVLSVLTFRTPDEAVAKANNSQYGLSAGIWTEKGSRILAVANQLRAGVVWANTFNKFDPTSPFGGYKESGFGREGGRHGLEGYLDV, encoded by the coding sequence ATGGCATCTGTATTCGAGTACGCACCGGCTCCCGAGTCCCGCTCGGTCGTCGACATCGCCCCCTCCTACGGGCTCTTCATCGACGGTGAGTTCACCGACGCCGCCGACGGCAAGGTCTTCAAGACCGTCTCGCCGAGCAGCGAGGAGGTGCTGGCCGAGGTCGCCCAGGCCGGCGCCGCCGACGTGGACCGCGCCGTCAGGGCCGCCCGCAAGGCCTTCGCCTCCTGGTCCGCGCTGCCGGGCTCGGAGCGCGCCAAGTACCTCTTCCGCATCGCCCGGATCATCCAGGAGCGCAGCCGCGAGCTCGCCGTCCTGGAGACCCTGGACAACGGCAAGCCGATCAAGGAGACCCGCGACGCGGACCTCCCGCTGGTCGCCGCGCACTTCTTCTACTACGCGGGCTGGGCCGACAAGCTCGACCACGCGGGCTACGGCCCGAACCCGCGCCCGCTCGGCGTGGCCGGCCAGGTCATCCCGTGGAACTTCCCGCTCCTGATGCTCGCGTGGAAGATCGCTCCGGCGCTCGCCACCGGCAACACGGTCGTGCTGAAGCCCGCGGAGACGACCCCCCTCTCGGCGCTGTTCTTCGCGGACATCTGCCGCCAGGCGGGCCTGCCCAAGGGCGTCGTCAACATCCTCACCGGCTACGGCGACGCGGGCGCGGCCCTCGTCGAGCACCCGGACGTCAACAAGGTGGCCTTCACCGGCTCGACCGCCGTGGGCAAGAAGATCGCCCGCCACGTCGCCGGTACCGACAAGAAGGTCACCCTGGAGCTGGGCGGCAAGGGCGCCAACATCGTCTTCGACGACGCCCCGATCGACCAGGCCGTCGAGGGCATCGTCAACGGCATCTTCTTCAACCAGGGCCAGGTCTGCTGCGCGGGCTCCCGCCTGCTGGTCCAGGAGTCGATCCACGACGAGCTGCTGGACTCCCTCAAGCGCCGCCTGTCCACGCTGCGCCTGGGCGACCCGCTCGACAAGAACACCGACATCGGCGCGATCAACTCCGCCGAGCAGCTCGCCCGGATCACCGCGCTCGCGGAGACCGGCGAGGCCGAGGGCGCCGAGCGCTGGTCCCCGGCGTGCGAGCTGCCGTCCTCCGGCTACTGGTTCGCCCCGACACTCTTCACGAACGTCACCCAGGCGCACACCGTCGCCCGCGACGAGATCTTCGGCCCGGTGCTGTCCGTGCTGACCTTCCGTACGCCCGACGAGGCCGTCGCCAAGGCCAACAACAGCCAGTACGGCCTGTCGGCGGGCATCTGGACGGAGAAGGGCTCGCGCATCCTCGCGGTCGCGAACCAGCTCCGCGCCGGAGTCGTCTGGGCCAACACGTTCAACAAGTTCGACCCGACCTCGCCCTTCGGCGGCTACAAGGAGTCGGGCTTCGGCCGCGAGGGCGGCCGCCACGGCCTGGAGGGCTACCTCGATGTCTGA
- a CDS encoding HAMP domain-containing protein, whose product MSLLGGIRPPIAALSALLLALAALTAFQLGHVGRETVPPAVLTSQQHFAEDGAIALRASLDESITDIGRTASLFSSGEPVSPDSVLDKLGSVYQKWRGTAVIEIKSGRLEAQRGENLPLTALDLTTLGGESGLAPRMVRLENGETRLLTLALLSWPDRPQQLLVASSSLKVPGISLGRSRAIAVLDSSGQVLGSDGAGTGQEKKQLGAFARTVAQKAARHPLQSKEPGSGGFAGVSGSLLGDSRDGHRSVAGYAKLTGSQPGVGTDASALGLTVVSFVGVAEERSAAVDSFFWIAASAALLVLGALAVTLLVVTVQRPLLRLFLESRRIGRGDLNRPVTVPKYGEAARIGAALDRLRRQLLGEPGADTAAPRGGRRARIGTRALLCVCGILLLVWSAPLLLTLNRAGASVAVPRTIVDDQRERTDTLADRVRRALNEGHADLTSVASVLSDRSTPAELTELLERTRNQHGRYASLYVLKADGTVLAYAGGKPHHPAGQGPPKQTVTLVESGNRPVITEYAEAPGLAGAAVVGELRIDFLNALLKRPGLGEVRVVDAGHRVIGGNNGYLAFAPLSDTGLDALVKAANEKGDANGKGAANGKTAKAPGARSSLLRDGGLTIAAAAPMTGGGVAQPLDWTVVTWQPAKGLELPAYTAQNRTVLAGLLGLTGAVACLGWMHIIVVRPLRDLARRAEALADGDRRTVVYPTHHDEVGAVTRSLEVIRLQLLERRKRDAAGGTTGRTPGRATPAGRN is encoded by the coding sequence ATGTCGCTGCTGGGCGGCATCCGTCCGCCCATCGCGGCCCTGTCCGCCCTGCTGCTGGCCCTCGCCGCCCTCACGGCGTTCCAGCTCGGCCACGTCGGCAGGGAGACCGTACCCCCCGCCGTCCTCACCTCCCAGCAGCACTTCGCGGAGGACGGCGCCATCGCCCTGCGCGCCTCCCTGGACGAGAGCATCACCGACATCGGCCGGACCGCCTCCCTGTTCAGCTCCGGCGAACCGGTCTCGCCCGACTCGGTGCTCGACAAGCTCGGCAGCGTCTACCAGAAGTGGCGCGGCACGGCCGTCATCGAGATCAAGTCGGGCCGCCTGGAGGCGCAGCGCGGCGAGAACCTCCCGCTGACCGCCCTCGACCTGACCACGCTGGGCGGCGAGTCCGGCCTCGCCCCCCGCATGGTCCGGCTGGAGAACGGCGAGACCCGCCTGCTCACCCTCGCCCTGCTGTCCTGGCCCGACCGCCCCCAGCAGCTTCTGGTCGCCTCCAGCAGCCTCAAGGTCCCGGGCATCAGCCTGGGCAGATCCCGCGCCATCGCCGTCCTCGACTCCTCCGGCCAGGTACTCGGCAGCGACGGCGCCGGCACCGGCCAGGAGAAGAAGCAGCTCGGCGCGTTCGCCAGGACCGTCGCCCAGAAGGCCGCGCGGCACCCCCTCCAGTCCAAGGAGCCCGGCTCCGGCGGCTTCGCCGGCGTCAGCGGCAGCCTGCTCGGCGACTCCCGGGACGGCCACCGCTCCGTGGCCGGCTACGCGAAGCTCACCGGCTCGCAGCCCGGCGTGGGCACCGACGCCTCCGCCCTCGGCCTCACCGTCGTCTCCTTCGTCGGCGTCGCCGAGGAGCGCTCCGCCGCCGTCGACTCCTTCTTCTGGATCGCCGCGTCCGCCGCCCTGCTGGTGCTCGGAGCACTGGCCGTGACCCTGCTCGTGGTCACCGTGCAGCGCCCGCTGCTCCGGCTGTTCCTGGAGAGCCGCCGGATCGGCCGCGGCGACCTGAACCGGCCCGTCACCGTGCCGAAGTACGGCGAGGCCGCCCGCATCGGCGCCGCCCTCGACCGGCTGCGCCGCCAGCTCCTCGGCGAGCCCGGCGCGGACACCGCGGCCCCCCGCGGCGGCCGCCGCGCCCGGATCGGCACCCGCGCCCTCCTCTGCGTGTGCGGGATCCTGCTCCTGGTGTGGTCGGCGCCCCTCCTGCTGACGCTCAACCGCGCGGGGGCCTCCGTCGCCGTGCCGCGGACGATCGTCGACGACCAGCGCGAACGCACCGACACCCTGGCCGACCGGGTACGCCGCGCCCTCAACGAGGGACACGCCGACCTCACGTCCGTCGCCTCCGTCCTCAGTGACAGGAGCACCCCCGCCGAGCTGACCGAGCTGCTGGAGCGCACCCGCAACCAGCACGGACGCTACGCGTCCCTCTACGTCCTGAAGGCCGACGGCACCGTCCTGGCCTACGCAGGCGGCAAGCCCCACCACCCCGCCGGCCAGGGCCCCCCGAAGCAGACCGTCACCCTGGTCGAGAGCGGCAACCGGCCGGTCATCACCGAGTACGCCGAGGCACCCGGCCTGGCCGGGGCCGCCGTGGTCGGCGAACTGCGCATCGACTTCCTCAACGCCCTGCTCAAGCGGCCCGGCCTGGGCGAGGTCCGTGTCGTCGACGCCGGGCACCGGGTGATCGGCGGCAACAACGGCTACCTGGCCTTCGCACCGCTGTCGGACACCGGGCTCGACGCCCTGGTGAAGGCCGCGAACGAGAAGGGCGACGCGAACGGGAAGGGCGCCGCGAACGGGAAGACGGCGAAGGCCCCGGGCGCCAGGAGCTCCCTGCTCCGCGACGGCGGCCTCACCATCGCCGCCGCGGCGCCGATGACCGGCGGGGGCGTGGCCCAGCCCCTGGACTGGACCGTCGTCACCTGGCAGCCCGCCAAGGGCCTCGAGCTCCCCGCGTACACCGCGCAGAACCGCACCGTCCTGGCCGGACTGCTCGGCCTCACGGGCGCCGTGGCCTGCCTCGGCTGGATGCACATCATCGTGGTGCGGCCGCTGCGCGACCTCGCCCGGCGTGCGGAGGCCCTCGCCGACGGCGACCGCCGCACCGTCGTCTACCCGACCCACCACGACGAGGTCGGCGCCGTCACCCGCAGCCTCGAAGTCATCCGCCTGCAGCTGCTGGAGCGGCGCAAGCGGGATGCCGCCGGTGGCACCACCGGCCGGACGCCCGGCCGTGCCACCCCGGCCGGAAGGAACTGA
- a CDS encoding aldehyde dehydrogenase family protein, with protein MSESSATRLNVFKTYKLYVGGKFPRSESGRVYEVSDSKGKWLANAPLSSRKDARDAVVAARKAFGGWSGATAYNRGQILYRIAEMLEGRREQFVREVGEAEGLSKSKAGAVVDAAIDRWVWYAGWTDKIGQIVGGANPVAGPFFNLSTPEPTGVVTVVAPQDSSFLGLVSVIAPVIATGNTAVVIASEKSPLPALSLGEVLATSDLPGGVVNILSGKAGEMGPHLASHQDVNAIDLAGADAALAKELEVAAADNLKRVLRPQPVDDWSADPGTSRMTAFLETKTVWHPTGSLGAGGSSY; from the coding sequence ATGTCTGAGTCGTCTGCGACCCGTCTGAACGTCTTCAAGACCTACAAGCTGTACGTCGGGGGCAAGTTCCCCCGCTCCGAGAGCGGCCGGGTGTACGAGGTGTCCGACTCCAAGGGCAAGTGGCTGGCCAACGCTCCGCTGTCCTCCCGCAAGGACGCCCGTGACGCGGTCGTCGCGGCCCGCAAGGCCTTCGGCGGCTGGTCCGGCGCGACCGCCTACAACCGCGGGCAGATCCTCTACCGCATCGCCGAGATGCTGGAGGGCCGCCGCGAGCAGTTCGTCCGCGAGGTCGGCGAGGCCGAGGGCCTGTCCAAGTCGAAGGCCGGCGCGGTCGTCGACGCGGCCATCGACCGCTGGGTCTGGTACGCGGGCTGGACCGACAAGATCGGCCAGATCGTGGGCGGGGCCAACCCGGTCGCGGGCCCGTTCTTCAACCTGTCCACCCCGGAGCCGACCGGTGTCGTCACGGTCGTGGCCCCGCAGGACTCGTCCTTCCTGGGCCTGGTCTCGGTGATCGCCCCGGTGATCGCGACGGGCAACACCGCCGTCGTCATCGCCAGTGAGAAGTCCCCGCTGCCGGCCCTCTCCCTGGGCGAGGTGCTCGCCACCTCCGACCTGCCCGGCGGCGTGGTCAACATCCTGTCCGGCAAGGCCGGCGAGATGGGCCCGCACCTGGCGTCCCACCAGGACGTCAACGCGATCGACCTGGCGGGCGCCGACGCCGCGCTGGCCAAGGAGCTGGAGGTCGCGGCGGCCGACAACCTCAAGCGCGTCCTGCGTCCACAGCCTGTGGACGACTGGAGCGCCGACCCGGGCACGTCGCGCATGACGGCGTTCCTGGAGACCAAGACCGTCTGGCACCCCACCGGGTCGCTGGGCGCGGGCGGCTCGTCCTACTAG